TGGAGGAGTGTGAAAAAGGATATGAGAGAAATAGAAACAATCGTAATTGGCTCTGGACCTGGAGGATATGTTGCTGCAATAAGAGCTTCACAATTAGGGAAACAAGTGGCAATTATAGAAAGAGAGAATCTTGGTGGCGTATGCGCTAACGTCGGCTGCATTCCATCTAAGGCACTTATTTCTGTAGGTCATCGCTTTGAGGAAACAAAGCATTCAGAAGATAGGGGTATTTTTTCTTCTGGTGTAAATGTTGATTTTGCAAAAGTACAAGAATTTAAAAACAACGTTGTAAAGAAATTAGTAGGTGGTGTAGAAGGGTTATTAAAAAGCAATAAAGTAGAAGTGATAAAAGGTGAAGCTTATTTCATGGATGCTAACACTATACGAGTAACCAATAAAGATGCAGCTCAAACATATACATTTAAAAATGCAATTATAGCTACTGGATCACGCCCAGTTGAAATTCCAACATTTAAATTTACAAAACATGTGATTAACTCTACAGGTGCACTTAGTTTAACTGAAGTTCCAAGTAAATTGGTTGTAATCGGTGGTGGTTACATTGGTACTGAATTGGGCTCTGCTTACGCTTCCCTCGGTTCTATAGTAACAATTATTGAAGGAGGTAAAGATATTTTAACTGGCTTCGATAAACAAATGACTCAAATTGTGAAAGAAGACCTTATAAACAAAGGTGTTACAGTAATAGTAGATGCATCCGCTAAAGGTGCTGAAGAAGTTGAAAATGGTGTAATTGTTACCTACGAAATTGGTGGTGAAGAAAAGAAAGTTGACGCTGATTACGTATTAGTAACGATTGGCCGTCGTCCTAATACTGAAAATATGGGTTTTGAAAAAATCGGTATTGAGTTTTCTGACCGCGGTTTATTAAAAGTTGATCAACAATGCCGTACTAACCTTCCGAACATTTTTGCTATAGGAGATATCATTGCTGGTCCACAGCTTGCACATAAAGCATTTTACGAAGGGAAAGTAGCTGCTGAAGCTATCTCTGGTGAACTATCATTTGTTGATTACTTGGCAATTCCAGCAGTTTGTTTCACAAATCCTGAATTAGCTACAGTTGGTTATACTGAAGAGCGAGCAAAGGCAGAAGGCATGGAAGTAAAAGTGATTCAATCCCCATTTTCAGCAAACGGTCGTGC
This Bacillus mycoides DNA region includes the following protein-coding sequences:
- the lpdA gene encoding dihydrolipoyl dehydrogenase, translated to MREIETIVIGSGPGGYVAAIRASQLGKQVAIIERENLGGVCANVGCIPSKALISVGHRFEETKHSEDRGIFSSGVNVDFAKVQEFKNNVVKKLVGGVEGLLKSNKVEVIKGEAYFMDANTIRVTNKDAAQTYTFKNAIIATGSRPVEIPTFKFTKHVINSTGALSLTEVPSKLVVIGGGYIGTELGSAYASLGSIVTIIEGGKDILTGFDKQMTQIVKEDLINKGVTVIVDASAKGAEEVENGVIVTYEIGGEEKKVDADYVLVTIGRRPNTENMGFEKIGIEFSDRGLLKVDQQCRTNLPNIFAIGDIIAGPQLAHKAFYEGKVAAEAISGELSFVDYLAIPAVCFTNPELATVGYTEERAKAEGMEVKVIQSPFSANGRALVSNEGKGFLRLLVRKEDGVLVGAQIVGNSASEIIAEMGLAIESGMTVEDIALTPHAQLTLSEIVMEAAEALIYNFK